One genomic window of Desulfuromonas sp. AOP6 includes the following:
- a CDS encoding DNA polymerase III subunit chi: protein MPAVEFVQLRKPEKAKHLCELAEAFFDQGYRVLITVVDENQGVTLDRFMWTWKKGSFIPHAYDNGAVDCLDEPVVIGQCERNPNGAQVLIMGKPCGMDFVRQFEHVIDFAEVYDDHLREASRERFRLFREAGFAPRMR, encoded by the coding sequence ATGCCCGCAGTCGAGTTTGTCCAGCTCAGAAAACCTGAAAAAGCCAAACATCTCTGCGAACTGGCCGAAGCCTTTTTTGACCAGGGGTACAGGGTCCTGATCACGGTGGTCGATGAAAACCAGGGAGTCACACTGGACCGCTTCATGTGGACCTGGAAAAAGGGTTCCTTTATTCCCCATGCCTATGACAATGGCGCGGTGGATTGTCTCGACGAACCGGTGGTGATCGGGCAATGCGAGCGCAACCCCAACGGTGCCCAGGTGCTGATCATGGGAAAACCCTGCGGCATGGACTTTGTCCGACAATTCGAGCACGTTATCGATTTTGCGGAAGTGTACGATGACCACCTGCGCGAGGCCTCAAGGGAGCGTTTTCGCCTGTTCAGGGAGGCTGGATTTGCACCACGAATGCGTTAA